A single region of the Pseudomonadota bacterium genome encodes:
- a CDS encoding NUDIX hydrolase → MKFLEWAEQRQQQPIAAQPVISYDFDGVLHTDVYPGTIHPVDFDTADLTPNLPMHRQLRDDARKAKIIVVTARNQDGIMDDAARQFVRKHNLPVSAFFFTNGGQKVSILKQQHAIKHYDDDPRMRAQLMDTGIEFVLVRPQMESTIYESVKKRKKTKPAAGIFFTDGRAVLMLKRRPPGSNPNTWGLPGGHSEGEETPLMAAQREAREECGKMTGKKFGVLTSGAWTCFFYQVPKTFRCEISEEHDAWEWVKFEELKHLQLHPQFKKQMQRYIAFVKRHFA, encoded by the coding sequence ATGAAATTTTTAGAATGGGCAGAACAACGCCAACAACAACCGATAGCCGCACAACCAGTCATTTCCTATGACTTCGATGGTGTTTTACACACGGACGTTTACCCTGGAACCATTCACCCCGTAGATTTTGATACCGCTGATCTTACCCCTAATTTACCAATGCATCGACAACTCAGAGACGATGCCAGAAAAGCCAAAATCATTGTTGTTACCGCTCGAAACCAAGATGGAATAATGGACGATGCCGCCAGACAGTTTGTTAGAAAGCATAATCTACCCGTCTCTGCTTTTTTCTTTACAAATGGTGGACAAAAGGTTTCTATACTCAAACAACAACACGCAATTAAACATTATGATGACGATCCCCGGATGAGGGCTCAATTGATGGACACAGGCATTGAATTTGTTCTAGTGCGACCACAAATGGAATCGACAATATATGAGTCAGTAAAGAAAAGAAAGAAAACCAAACCTGCCGCTGGTATATTTTTCACAGACGGCAGAGCGGTGCTAATGCTCAAGCGACGACCACCAGGAAGCAATCCTAATACATGGGGACTTCCAGGCGGTCACTCAGAGGGCGAAGAAACGCCACTTATGGCCGCTCAAAGAGAAGCACGAGAAGAATGCGGCAAAATGACCGGCAAGAAATTCGGTGTGCTAACCAGCGGTGCTTGGACTTGTTTTTTTTACCAAGTGCCAAAGACTTTTCGTTGTGAAATTAGCGAGGAACACGACGCTTGGGAATGGGTAAAATTTGAAGAACTTAAACACTTGCAATTACATCCCCAATTCAAAAAACAAATGCAAAGATATATTGCATTTGTGAAAAGACACTTTGCCTAA
- a CDS encoding phage tail protein, translating to MGLMGLQFGLEKPTTCYKQKFRWLLKIENISASGTNCLPPSKASRPGLSFKTMEIQHLNEIIYRPTKPDWKPITLTLFDLKKNKHPVFEWLKKQYDPQNDATWKDPSTAFVIPRVTLEMLDGCGSVVEEWILENVWPESIEFGDLDMGTSEYCTCDLSLRYDRAYINN from the coding sequence ATGGGTTTAATGGGTCTTCAGTTTGGTCTTGAAAAGCCAACAACTTGTTATAAACAAAAATTCAGATGGCTTCTGAAAATTGAAAACATATCTGCTTCCGGCACTAATTGTTTGCCGCCATCTAAGGCATCACGTCCTGGTCTTAGTTTTAAGACAATGGAAATACAACATCTGAATGAGATAATTTATCGACCCACCAAACCAGACTGGAAGCCGATTACTCTAACATTATTTGATCTCAAAAAAAACAAACATCCAGTTTTCGAATGGCTTAAAAAACAATATGATCCACAAAATGATGCAACTTGGAAAGACCCATCAACTGCATTTGTAATTCCCAGAGTTACTTTAGAAATGTTAGATGGGTGCGGAAGCGTTGTAGAAGAATGGATACTAGAGAATGTATGGCCAGAATCTATAGAATTCGGAGATTTAGATATGGGTACATCAGAATATTGTACCTGCGATCTGTCGCTTCGATATGACAGGGCCTATATCAATAACTAA
- a CDS encoding Lar family restriction alleviation protein, with translation MSYPDLKPCPFCGGEAVLWEAKWTSMPRVGCKNKNCIIHPQSPVEPPPEDEKTKFSVLEERIIEAWNTRI, from the coding sequence ATGAGCTACCCCGATCTTAAACCTTGTCCATTTTGCGGTGGTGAAGCAGTTTTATGGGAAGCAAAATGGACAAGCATGCCTCGTGTGGGATGCAAAAATAAAAATTGCATAATTCACCCACAATCTCCTGTAGAGCCTCCACCGGAGGACGAAAAAACAAAATTTAGTGTGTTGGAAGAAAGAATTATAGAAGCCTGGAACACTAGAATTTAG
- a CDS encoding phage tail sheath subtilisin-like domain-containing protein — MPILRGFPPSNTISPSVRITEQDLSFIATEQTFHRAALIGFASKGPINQPTLVTDYNTLHRTFGYPHPDVGDPYLIYAAEQYLTVANELYIVRVGDQDQVSDEYAATAEIGVDAAGTQIVIQSNTAGDYVFAGPNDYFFKWSLNGVDASKTLFVLHGTYTCTELVALLNEQLDATYDGIEFFVGTGDKIGLRTIWAYGPDSSLELLSVLNDAYTVMGIGTDMVEATLTGLLAKYPDDGYTAAGTWNLTGVTNLNLQVVIDGTDSVLIDNVVQTIDLSALELLSQPITTADVVTEINDQITAGTIPGGFEASASGSNLTLTTLHKGIDARLLVKSDSTASMFGLDNSTHRGCYAVGNCEPEGVSGDAAVYTYGKVVGGTATPGTYTFTLQADSPGIEGNETTVEIVNDIREGVFSMMVYNNGVEVEAWGNLTKDQTSRFYVESYLSLVSDFVRVTDDATNHASPLDGVYTLSGGSDGIPADPVDQDTLLIGSALGYTGMFAVSEPEQIDIDMVAVPGRSSTDIVEAMIDLCQNYRMDCMGIVDPPFGLTVNEIIAWQNGTHPLNGTRFNSDFLALYWPWLKLRDTYNHVDVWIPPSGSIMAVYARNDFLTEPWFAPAGATRGIVPNITDVFSRPTLAERDAMYGNRNCINPVVQFNDLQNFVVWGQKTMQRSPTALDRVNVRRLMFVIEKQIRSQSKLMLFDPHDDEFHKKFITLASGILEQIKIGRGLYDYIIECGWDINTPDVVDRNEFRAKIGVQPVKAVEFMFIEFSIHRTGSWTENTEQPYT; from the coding sequence ATGCCGATTTTAAGGGGATTTCCGCCAAGCAATACAATTTCGCCAAGCGTGCGAATTACAGAGCAAGACCTTAGTTTTATCGCTACCGAGCAGACGTTTCATAGGGCTGCTTTGATAGGATTTGCTAGCAAAGGTCCAATCAACCAACCCACATTGGTAACAGACTACAATACGCTTCATAGAACTTTTGGTTACCCACATCCTGATGTGGGCGATCCTTACTTGATCTATGCTGCCGAACAATATTTAACCGTTGCTAACGAGCTTTATATTGTGCGTGTAGGAGATCAAGACCAAGTGAGTGATGAATATGCAGCAACCGCCGAAATAGGAGTTGATGCAGCAGGTACTCAGATTGTTATACAATCTAACACCGCTGGTGACTATGTTTTTGCTGGTCCGAATGACTATTTTTTCAAATGGTCGCTCAATGGTGTTGATGCATCCAAAACATTGTTTGTGTTGCACGGCACTTATACATGCACTGAATTGGTTGCATTGCTCAACGAACAATTAGATGCCACATATGATGGCATTGAATTCTTTGTCGGCACTGGCGACAAAATTGGACTAAGAACTATTTGGGCTTATGGTCCAGACTCTAGTTTAGAATTGTTATCTGTTCTGAATGATGCGTATACTGTGATGGGTATCGGCACAGATATGGTCGAAGCAACGCTAACAGGTTTGTTGGCCAAATATCCAGATGATGGATACACTGCTGCTGGCACATGGAATCTTACTGGCGTAACTAATCTTAATTTGCAAGTTGTCATCGATGGCACAGATAGTGTGCTAATTGATAATGTGGTGCAAACAATAGATTTATCGGCCTTAGAACTATTGTCACAGCCTATTACTACTGCTGACGTTGTAACTGAAATCAACGATCAAATTACAGCCGGTACAATTCCTGGCGGATTTGAAGCGTCTGCAAGCGGAAGCAATTTAACTTTAACTACTTTGCACAAAGGCATTGATGCCCGCTTGTTGGTCAAATCCGACAGCACTGCATCCATGTTTGGACTAGACAACAGCACCCATCGTGGTTGCTATGCAGTTGGCAATTGCGAACCAGAGGGTGTGAGTGGTGATGCCGCTGTTTATACCTATGGCAAGGTTGTTGGTGGAACAGCAACACCTGGAACTTATACTTTCACATTACAAGCCGATTCGCCGGGTATCGAAGGCAACGAAACCACAGTTGAAATTGTAAACGATATTCGAGAAGGCGTGTTCTCCATGATGGTTTACAACAATGGCGTCGAAGTAGAGGCATGGGGTAATCTTACCAAAGATCAAACCAGTCGTTTTTATGTAGAAAGCTATTTGTCACTGGTTTCAGATTTCGTTAGGGTTACAGATGACGCAACAAATCATGCATCGCCTTTAGATGGTGTGTATACCTTGTCTGGTGGCTCGGATGGTATTCCTGCCGATCCAGTAGATCAAGACACACTGTTGATTGGTAGTGCTTTGGGATACACGGGAATGTTCGCCGTATCCGAACCAGAACAAATTGACATTGATATGGTCGCTGTTCCTGGTCGTAGTTCCACAGATATCGTTGAAGCAATGATTGATTTGTGCCAAAACTATCGAATGGACTGCATGGGAATTGTAGACCCGCCATTTGGTCTCACTGTCAATGAAATCATTGCTTGGCAAAATGGTACACATCCATTGAACGGCACTCGTTTCAATTCAGACTTCTTGGCACTTTACTGGCCGTGGTTGAAACTGCGTGATACTTACAATCACGTAGACGTATGGATACCGCCATCTGGAAGCATCATGGCAGTTTATGCCAGGAACGATTTCTTGACAGAGCCGTGGTTTGCTCCCGCTGGTGCGACTCGTGGTATCGTTCCCAATATCACTGACGTATTCAGTCGTCCGACATTGGCGGAAAGAGATGCAATGTATGGAAACAGAAACTGCATCAATCCTGTCGTTCAATTCAACGACTTGCAGAACTTTGTGGTATGGGGACAAAAAACGATGCAACGTTCCCCAACAGCATTGGATCGGGTTAATGTTCGCCGCCTGATGTTTGTTATTGAAAAACAAATCAGATCACAGTCCAAACTTATGTTGTTCGATCCCCATGATGATGAATTCCACAAGAAATTCATCACCTTAGCTTCGGGTATCTTGGAACAAATTAAAATTGGCAGAGGTCTATATGATTATATCATAGAATGCGGCTGGGACATCAACACCCCAGATGTAGTTGACCGCAATGAATTCCGTGCGAAGATCGGTGTACAGCCGGTTAAGGCAGTCGAATTTATGTTTATTGAATTCAGCATCCATCGTACTGGTAGCTGGACCGAAAATACCGAACAACCCTATACATAA
- a CDS encoding DUF1360 domain-containing protein yields MANLILFLLASVGLSHILVESTICDPLRTWFKDRSPKEGDPCPKPLSFKWLCGKTSYILGCYQCSGVWSGWIMAGFILTSWNVDVSIIYNLFTNLAVIIPAGFAASIISNLVAILLTYLEANSLVK; encoded by the coding sequence ATGGCAAATTTAATTTTATTTCTCTTAGCTTCTGTTGGGCTTTCTCACATCTTGGTGGAAAGCACCATATGTGATCCTTTGAGAACATGGTTTAAAGATAGGTCTCCCAAAGAAGGCGACCCTTGTCCAAAGCCACTATCCTTTAAGTGGTTGTGTGGCAAAACTTCATATATACTGGGTTGTTACCAATGTAGTGGCGTATGGTCTGGCTGGATTATGGCTGGTTTTATTTTGACCAGTTGGAATGTTGATGTCTCCATAATATACAACTTGTTTACAAATCTGGCAGTAATAATACCAGCGGGCTTTGCCGCCAGTATTATTTCTAATCTAGTGGCTATCTTACTGACTTATTTAGAAGCAAACTCCTTGGTTAAATAA